GATTTTCTCGTTGACCCGTTGAGAGGAGGATAGTTGATCTTCGCTGCTTGCAAATAGCTCCTCCATAGAAGCAACATTCCCCTCAGTTGCGGTGGAAATATTCGTCATATCTTTCGATATTTCCTGAGAGGCTACTTCAATGCTCTGGATGAATTGATTCAGTTCGTTGATAGATGTTACCAGCTGACGGATTGTTTGATACACTAGGTCAAAGTCTGACATAAAATGCTTGGCGGAGGTAACAGATTCAGCCGTTGTTTGTTTTCCAATCTCCATCTGCGAAACGGAAGATAAGCTTTCTTCACGTACTGTGTTTAGAATGAGCCTGATTTCTCCGGTGGAATCATTGCTTCGTTGGGCCAATTTGCGAATTTCATTTGCTACCACGGCAAACCCTCTACCATGCTCACCGGCTCTTGCTGCCTCGATGGAAGCATTGAGGGCTAGTAAATTGGTTTGGTTAGCCACATCCTGGATTAACGTAATGATCCCTTCGATTTTTTGAGTAGACTCATTCAGGGTTACAATGGTTTCTGTGGCTGCCGTGATCGTTTCGGATACGAGGGATACCTGATCCAACAGAACTCTCGTATGATGCTGGTTGTCCGCCAAGGCTTGCTCGGTAGCCTCAGTTCTTTTTTGCATTTTTGTGTAAGTCTGGGAGGTCTGTTCGATCATTTCAGTAATAGACTGCACGGAATTATCCATGTTAACCAGTGAATCACTTTGATCATTCAGTCCGGTGGACACCTCCTTGAACGATTGCAGCATCTCCGTATTCAAGCGAATGTTGCCTTCTGACAGCTGAGAGACGACAGCGGAGGTTTGTTCAAGCTCATTCGAGAGCTGTTTCACTGTATCTAAGAGTCCAATAATTTCGTTCTGCTTTTTTGTTCTTTCCTCTGTGAGTTGTAGGGTGATTGCTCTCTTGGAGATGATTTGCAGGCTGGTAGCCGCTGAAGTTATAAGCAGAAACAGGGCATGAATTAGCAGCATAGTAAAGGAATAGCTAGACACTCCGAATACCAGCTCCGGGAAGATAAAGAATCCAAGGATATGTTGTACCGCAAACAAAATCGTCATGATCAGAGTAAGTTTGATATTTTCATAATAGGCAACAATTGCAATCACCATAAAAATGGAAAAATGGAATTCTACCGTTCCGCCCCCGCCTGCGATCATTGAGAAGCTGCTGAAGGTAATGGCCAAAGTGTTCACTAAAGGGATATAACTATGTTCCGTATGCTTCCGGTATAAAAAGATGCTAATCAATAGAAAGATGACCGGAAGAACTAATAATACATTCAATGAGAATGTAAAGTCGTGGGTGATAGTAAGGGCTTGACCTTCGTTGTGACCCATACTGTGATTCAGTATGTCAAATTGCCTATGCAATAGGTGGATCACGAAACTGATAAAAATAGTAGCGACTGACATCCAAATCATTAATTTATTTTTTTGCTGTATCATTATTTATCATCCCTTCAAATTCAACTCGAGTATAGACCCCATGAACTATCTAATGCTTTATAAGTTAAGTACATATTTAACAAAATTTATGGTTTTTCAGGAAAATTGGTAGGTCTATTCTACTATATGTCGGCTTTTTAATATCATATTGTTAATGATTTTCAGCAGTTCGAAAACAATTAGGTCTTTTGGGCTAATCGCTGAGAGGTGGATGGATATAGTCTAATGGAACCTCGAACGAAGCTAATAAAACTATAAAAAGCGGCAGTCATAGACGGTAATTCTCGTCCAATAGGCTGTCCGCTTTTTTAAAAAATCATATTATTTAAAATCAACCTTGATCAGTGCTATCTCACTATTTGTACCAATGCGTAATGGCGGTCCCCAAGTCCCCGCACCAGATGTGACGATGACGTGAGGGCTGCTCGGATTTTTCTGATAATGCCCGTAATCTACTGTAAACATAGCGTTGGTAATTAGATTTGCAGGGAATACTTGTCCTTGATGCGTATGTCCGCTAAGTATTAAATCAACTTCATTTCCGTACTCAATCATATTCGTGGGTTGATGATCCATTACGATAATGGGCATAGTTGTATCCATGTTACTCATCACTTCGGAAGTTACTGCTCTTGGGTTTCCTTGATTACCAATCGGTGATGAATCCCTCCTACCAACAACAACGAATTGATTATCAATAACGACATGCTCGTCATTTAGAAGTTTAATATTACTCTTATCTATAAAGTTCACAATCTCATCGTATGATCGTCCTGCATCATGGTTACCTAAACAAGCATAAACCCCATAGGTTGACTGAATATTACTTAATAGCTCCATTCCTTTGGAAGGATTAGAGAGTGCATAGTAGTTACCATTAAATATATCCCCTGTCATCAACACAATATCAGGCTGTAGATCATTAATACGATCAACAATATCTTCAAGGAACTTTACATCATTTACGTACCCTAAATGTAAGTCGCTGATCAGAACAATATTTAAATGATCTAATGAAGTGCTTTTGTGTATTTGGATCGGATACGATACTTCCTTTATCTGATTCGCATTATAAATTCCATAGGACACCAATCCTATGACTAGAATTAATACTACCGACCTTGTATGAAAAATAACACGTTTTGGTGCAGGGGATGGGATGATCTTAATCCATTTACTAATAAGTATGATCACGTCTGAAAGGAGCAACAGCAAGAACAAATAGAAATAGATTCCCATCCAATAGTCCCCGAATTGACCAATAAAATTTACAATACTTAAATCGGTCGTCATAGCTGAAGAGGACAATAGTAAATTAATAATGATTGTCAGCGCACATAAACTGTAGATGACTCCATATACAATCCCGTTAATACTTGGAAAAATATGTTGTAACCATTTAAAAAACTTTCTCGCGATATAATAGTTACTTGCTCCGTACATAACGAATATAAATAAAAATGCAAATATCAAATGATACACCATCCTATTTCTTTAGATTTCAGAGAGTTCAATAAATAGTATAACGGATATTTTGATTCGGACAGGTGTGTTTCTATTATTTAAAGCGCTTACTTATATGAAAGTTATATAAAAATGTAAGTAGTAACATTTTACGACAATATTCACCTTACTTTTACATGGGGGGTGTGATATATTCTGGGCGAATATGGATAACACAAAAAACGAAAGGAAGAACGCATATGGAAGCGCTGGTGTGGACATCCAATCATAAGCTGGAGCTCTGCGAATGGGAAGAGCCCCAGATTGCAGCTCCGGATGAAGTTAAGATCCGGGTTGAGATGACAGGGGTTTGTGGAACAGATCTAGCGGTCATAACCGGTAAAGAGGAAGGAGTTCCAGGGGTCATTCGTGGTCATGAGGCTGTAGGGACCGTAATCGGAATCGGCAGCAACGTTGACCGTGTTAAGGTGGGGGACCGCGTAGTTATCGACCCGAATCAAAGCTGCAATGAATGTTATTTTTGCTTGAAGGAACAGCCGCACCTATGTACGGGCACCGATGGAAATGGGATGCCCATTGCCGGTTTGAACCGAAATGGGACATTCACTTTTTTTTACTCTACTGCACAAACGTTTGCACACCCTCTTCCCGATCATATGAGCTGGGAGACGGGGGTATTGATCGAGCCGCTTGCCTGTGTGCTGCACAATTTCAAAGAGGCTAACGTTTCAGCAGACGATAAGGTTCTCATCCTTGGATCAGGGCCAATGGGACTGTTAAGTCAAATTGTGAGCAAATCCAAATCTGCGCTCACGGTAGCCACGGAAATTAATCCCTATCGGCTGGCCTTTGCCAGAGAGATTTCAGATTTCGCGCTGACACCTTCCCAATTAAATCAAGCAACCGTAGACGAGATCTGCTCGGGACATAAGTTTGATCTGATTATCGACACAGTGGGGACTCAGCTCGAAATGGCAGAGAAATGGATTGAGCGTGGAGGGCGTATCGTTCCTTTTGGTATTAATGCGAAGTATCGGTACACCTTTTCTCCTACCAAATTCGTACAGCATGCAATCAAAATTATCGCAGCTGGCGAATACCGCTACATGTTTGAGGAGGCTTTGCGGTTTGCTGCTGAAACACCTGAGCTGGAGAAACTGGTGACCAGAAAAGTTAAGCTCAATCAGTATGAAGCAGCGATTAACGAGTTGATCGGCTATGAATTGAACTCTTTGAAGGTTGTTGAGAGTGAAACCGTGAAGACGGTTTTTGTTCCGTAAACGCAGAACTACATTCAATGAGAGGTGGCGCCTACTAATGAGCGAAGACAGCAAATTAAGAATTGTTCAGGATTACTTGTCTACACACAAAGATAAAGACGTAGAGCCAATTTGGATACCTGCGGTGTGGAACGAGTGCCAATATGAGCGTGTTCTCGTTGAAAGAGATGGTGAAATTTGTGTGCAGCCGTATGATTTTTTGACGGAGCATTTGAAGTATGTGGACAGGCTTTCGTGGAGGTATTTACTCAAGGAGCGCACGAATCTGGACGACAGCGCGATCTATTCCTCGCTTATTCGCTATTCGACGGCTTGGGATTACAACCATGATGGAACAATTGAATCAGGTACTTTTTTAAGATTCCTTATTCTTCTGCCGCTGCTAAAGAAAATGGGCATCAATATTCTGTACATGCTTCCAGTTAACCAGTACAGCACGTTGAATCTGAAGGGCGATATAGGGTCACCTTACGCAGTGCAATCGTTATTCCACTTGGACGAGAACCTGCACGACAGCCTGCTCGACGACATGGATGAGTTCACGATCCACGATGAGTTCAGCGCTCTGGTAGAGGCTTGTCATTTGCTTGATATTAAGACTGTTGTCGATTTCATTCCACGCGTAACGGCGAAGAATAGTGCGTTCATTACCGAACACCCTGATTGGGTGTATTGGATTAAAATTGACGAAGTAGAAGGCTTTGCGCCGCCCTTGATTCCCGAGCTTGGATTTTTCGAGGAGTGTACGCCTGACAAATTAGAGACGGTCTACCGTAGCAAGGAGACCGCAGCGTTTCTGCAGAAGTTCTCGCCGCCGCCTAATGAACTTCATCCGATCCTTTGGCAGCAATTGAAAGAGAGAGCTACTAAAACTGGAGAAGAACTATTAACCTTGGTGGAGCAAGAGATGGGGATTACGACTGCTCCAGCACATTCGGATTGGATTAATGATGTGCAGCCGATTTGGACAGACATTACATTCTTGCGCCTCTACAAGGATTTCTCTCCGCACGTGAGGCATCTTATAAGTCCGGAGCAAGCGCCATATGTTCTTTTTGATACGATTAAATGCAATGACTACCCGGGAGAGGAGCCGAATCTGGAGCTGTGGGACGTTCTGGAGCAGGCAGTACGATTTAATCTCGAAAGGTACGGGATTGATGGCTTCCGCATCGACATCGGCCATGTGCTTCCTATTCCGTTGTTGACTCGTATTTTTGACACGATTAAAGAGATGAACCCGAATGCAATTTTGATCAGCGAAGACTTATTCAACCGCAATCACAAGAAGGCGGCGAGTACCGGCTATAATATTATGCTTGGCAGCGGATGGAACGTTATGACGCAAATTACTAAGGACAATCTCGTTTCCTTCTTAAAGGAGCTGCCTGAGTTGAATATTCATGTGTTTGCTTGTGCAGAAACGGCAGATACTCCTCGGATCACGAGCCGTGGCGGTGTTGAGGTTGCTCGTATGATCGCGGTATTTAATCAATTTCTTCCGAACGCGATTCCTTATGTGACGACCGGCTATGAAATGAATGAGGAGCGGCCCCTGAACTGCGGTCTTGGAGACAATACGAACGGAGAGGACATCTCCCGCGCTTTTTTTAACGTTATGGAAATTAATTGGACCAATCCTGCACCGATGCTGCCGCTGTTGGCGGAGCTAAGTGAATTCAAGAAAGATTGGCCTAAGCTAGTGAAGCCGGAAAACTTTTTCGTGGCTCAATCCCCGGAAGGTACTGTGCTATATGGGTATATGCATGGAGATCAGACGCTGCTGTGCTGCTTTAACTTGAGTGCTGACGCTTCCTGTCAAGTGGATTTAAAAGCTGCCATACCTGGCCGATCCCCAATGACCGTGACACTGGATAGCTCCTTAACGGGTGCCAGCGTAGGTCAGGCGTTCGACAGCTTACTGCTAGCGCCTAATCAGGCTTTAGTGCTAGTAAACAATCATAGACAAGTTAGTTAAGGGAGAGAGGATACGATGGAAAAGAACAACAAAGAAATCGTGTTATGGCATGAGTTTGATGGTCCGGGAGATACCTCGATTGAAGTGCTGGAGGGAATTTGCAAGCTGTATACAGAACGCTTCGGCGTACAAATTACGCCACAGGTGATGAACATTACGGAGCTGACTGCGCGTCTGAACCGAATTAAGGACACCCATCAAGGTCCGCATCTGGCGATGGTTCCTGCCGACATGTCCTCCTACGTTGAGAATGGCCTTTACTCCGAAGTACCGGGCTGGCTATTTGATGATGTGTTGACTGGGGCGGCCCTTTCAACGATGCAATTGGATGGTGTTCAGTATGGTATCCCGGTATTGCGGGGCAATCATTTGGTTATGTATTACAATCCAGAGATTTACGCTAGTGCGCCGACGACTTGGGACGTGTTCGAAGAGGCGGCAGAGAGGTTGTCCGCTCAAGGCATCGTGCCGATTGGGGCAGATTTGCAGCAGGGCTATTGGTTTATTCCGTTCCTTACGGCTTTCGGTGGCTGGCCTGTTCGGGATCGAAAGCCGAATATCGTCACCCCTGAAATGAAGCAAGCGCTTGAGTTCATACGTGACAAGATGGATCAAGGCGTGCTCGTCAGTCTCGACGGATCTACAGGACTCCTAGAGCAGTTCATTGACGGCAAGATCGGCGCCATTATTTGTGGAGAGTGGATTTATAACCATCTGGACAAGCAGATGAACAATCGACTTGCGGTTTGCCAGCTTCCAGTCATTGAAGGGCGACAATCACTATCCATGTCCTCTTCCATCGGCTTGATTTACCCGAATGATTCGTTAACGTCGGAGGAGAGGGAAGATATCTTATCCTTCACGCATTTTATGCTGAGTGATGAATGTCAAACCATGTGGACGCTGGATGTGCAGCGGATTCCGGCACAGGAACAAGCACTTAAACGTTTAACTGACACTGCGGCATCTAACAAAAAGATAATTTTATCGCTGTTGGATCACGCACGGCCGATGCCGACTTTCCCCTTCATGATCCATGTATGGGAGGCACTGAATACGGGCCTTATCGAGTTACCCTTGAGTAATCCTGAACAAGCGCTCAAAAAAATAGAACAGAGCATCCAAGCATCTTGGGGCGCATTTAAAAGCTAATAAGAGATGGGGAGAAAACAAATGAAAACAACGATATTCAGCCAAATTTCGATTGACGGAAAGCTCACGATGGGAGCCGGTAATTCGAGTAAAGAGCTTTTTTCTTTGTTTTCCAATGAGGATATGGAATTCATCCATCTATTTCGGGGGAACGTGCAAGGCATTATGGTTGGGAAAAATACAATCCTGACGGACAACCCATTTCTTACTAATCGGTATGAGGAGAACAAAAATCCAATCCGCATCATTCCGACGACCACCTTGGATATTCCGCTGGACTGCAACGTCCTCTCGGATCAGGGGAAGACGATTATTGTCACGACCGAGAAGGGACGGGATGAAGGTAAAATCAAGCAGATCCGGGAAAGAGGGAAGGAGTGCCTCATCTGCGGTGAGGATAAAGTCGATTTCGTGGAGCTTGAACGTCAGTTGGAGCAGAACTTTGGGATTACCAGCCTGATGGTCGAAGGTGGCGGATTTTTGAACTGGCATATTTTCAATCAGGACATCGTCGATGAAATCATTCTGATGCAGCTCCCAATCATCATAGGCGGCTCTACGAACATTACTTTAGTGGATGGAGACGGGTATCAGCAATTGAGCTTTGCGAAAAAATTCAAGGTTGTAGAAATTCAGCCAAAAGATAATTATACGCTCATGCGCTACAAAAAAGTGATATAACCTCACACTAAGTCATAGACTGCGAATGGCTATGGACGCTGTAAAATCGAGAATATGGGGGTTGTGAACGATACATGTCAGAGAAGGAGAATTTCTACAAAAGCGTATATAAGATCGCTGTACCCGTTACACTTCAAAGCTTGTTGATGGCATTGCTCAACTTGACGGATCAATTAATGGTCGGGCAGCTTGGAGATGTGGCGATTGCCTCGGTGGGGATGTCCACTAAAATATATGGGATCATTGCGGTTGTTTTGGCCGGATTATCGACGGGTGTATCCATTTATGCTGCCCAGTTTTGGGGGAACAAAGATTCTAAAAGCGTCTCCCATGTGCTGGGTCTTGGATTGATCGTCGGCTTCGCGTTCTCGTTCCTGTTCTCTGCGGCTGTCTTCATCGATTCGCCGCTGTTTCTGAGTATGTTCACTACAGACGCGAATGTAATTGATGACGGGTACATTTTCCTGCAGATCATGTCGATCGGCTTTGTACCTGTCATGCTCACGATGATGTATTCCGCGATTCTGCGCAGTACGGGTCATGCCAAATGGCCGATGTATGTAAGCTTAATTGCAGTTGTTATGAACATTATACTGAATTACATTCTTATTTACGGCAACTTTGGCGCTCCTACACTTGGTCTGAAGGGAGCGGCCATTGCTACCCTTATTTCCAGGGTTACCGAATGTTTATTGATCATTGGTGCAGTGTACCGGTATCGTTTACCGGGAGCTGTCGGGTTAAAGAACTTGTTCATCATTCCTAGACCGCTCATCCGCAAATTTTTTGGAACGACCTATCCGCTATTGTTGACTGAGCTGATCTGGGTATTGGGCGAAACGGCTTATGCGATCATCTATAGTCGGATGGGAACGATGGAGATGACTGCGATGACCATTACCTTCCCACTGCAAGGGCTTTGCATCGGCTTGCTTTCCGGTCTGGCTAGTGCTGCGGGGGTACTGGTGGGCAACCGTTTAGGTGCGAACGAAACTGATATCGCACTTGATCATGCGAAAAAGTTCATTCGTCTTGGCATCATTATCTCACTGATTGTCGGGGTTATCATTGCGGCGAGCTCGAAGCTGTATGTCTCAGCGTTCAATATCTCCGAGGATGCTAAGCAAATGAGTATATATATCGTTATCGTGTTCGCTGGATTTCTTTGGGTCAAAGTATCCAATATGATTATAGCTGGTGGCATTCTAAACAGCGGAGGAGATAGCAAATTCGTGTTTAGCATGGAATCGACCGCAACATGGCTGATAGGTGTTCCATCCGGGCTATTGCTGTCATACATCTGGAAGCAGCCAGTCTACCTTGTGTATCTCGTCATATCGCTGGAGGAGGTTGTTCGCTTTATTTTTGGCTACGCCCGGATTTACTCTCGCAAGTGGATGAGAAATTTAGTTAGCGATCTGGCTGAAAAAGCGATGTAAAGTCAAAGTTAGTCACAATTGGCCTGAATGGATCGCCAAAGGCCCTCGTGTATTCCCGTGTAGGGGATATTTCGGGGGCCTTTTTTGCAACTACTGATACGACTGTCGTATGGGGTGACATTGAAAGGGCGATAATTAAATAAACACGAGTCCAGTTAGAAAGGAAATGCTATGCAAGACACTTCTAGAAGCCATAGGTTCAATTATGCTTTTGAAATGATTTTGTACATCGTATGTGGAGTATCGATTATTTATTTTGGTTTGACTGGGACTTATGGTAAGTCTCTTCAAGCGGGCCTTATCATTCTGGTCCTGTTACTCTTTAGGGGCTTAATCACATGGACCAAAAGCGAACTACCTCCCGCACTTCAATTCTCGGTGCTGGTATTTATCACGATCACGATGATGCTCGCCAATTTATTTAATTTGTATGGTGTCATCCCTTATTTAGACAAGATTGAACATCTGCTGTCTGGCGTAATTTTATTCTTTGTAGGACAATTCATGTGGATTAAAATGGCTAAGCGTAAAGGACAGGATGTTCTGCCTTCCAACATCATCATCTGGTTCGCTTTCTTGTTTGCTGTTGCAATGGCTGGAATGTGGGAGATTTATGAGTTTACGGTGGATCACCTATTCGGGCTTAATTCGCAAAATGGTAGTTTGACTGACACGATGATTGATATGATCTGCGGAACAGTGAGCGCTGTCGTCGCGTCCTTCTATTTGTTCGTAAAAAGCACGCAGAAAAAGTAGGTTTGATTAACGTTGATTTTAACGTTCACTCGGAGGCTTCTTAGGAATTCTAATCTGAAAAATGGTTTCCGTTACTGCTACGTCCAGCAATCGCACGCTGCCATGGTGCAATTCCGCGATTTCCTTGACGATCGAGAGCCCGATACCAAGCCCTTCGCCCTTTCTTCCACCGTCTGCGCGGTAAAATCGCTCGAAGATACGCTCACGATCCTTCAGTGCGATGCCTTTGCCCCGGTTTTTGACCGTGAGAACCACTTCCTCTTGTTCCTCCGTCAGTCCAATTCCTAGATAATGTCCCTCTTCACCATAACGAACGGCATTGTCCAGCAAGTTGCGTAAAGCTCGTTCGATCAGTGGCGCGTCAATCATGACCTCGATTTCCGCATCTTGGATGTCTGCCTCCAACACGACGCTCTTACCGTCCAGGAATAAGAGGTATTCGGCTGCGATCTTTCGCATTAGTTCCGACAGGTTATGCGGAGCGAGCTGAAGCCGAAGTACATGCTCTTCTTGACGGGTAATGTCGAGTAACTGATCAAGCAGCTTATCCATGTAGCGAGAGCGCTGCAGGATGATTTTGGCCCCGGACTGAAGCTCGTTCTCATTCTTGTACGCACCGGTTCGGATCATCTCGGCATAACCCAAAATCATAGTTAATGGCGTTCGCAAATCGTGGGACAGGTCCGATAGGAGTATTCTTCGTCGATTTTCTAACTGCTGGATTTGGGCAGACTGGCTCTGGATACGTTTTGCCATTGAATTGTAGTGATGGGTCAGCTGAGCAATCTCGTCCCTCGACTTATCCTCCAGCACGATGACATCGCTTCGGATTCCGACCTGGTTCAGTGCGTTGTTTAGTTTTGTAATGCGTCGATCGGTGGAGGAGAAAAACCATAAGGAAAGAAGATAGGGCAGCAACAACGCCAGCAGCAAAGGTAAGATGAAGGTAAGTAGAGATTTATACGTTCGCATAAAAAAATATATTTGTCCTGCGGACATTTCTTCGCTGGATAAACTCAATAGCATGTAATAGGATTGATGGTCATGGGCAACGGAATAAGTGAGTGTGATCGGAGTATTTTCACCCCAAAGATTATTTGGCATATGGTCAACACGGTCGGCTAATTTGCGGAAGTCGTAGGAAATATTCTCGCCGGCCGTATCA
This window of the Paenibacillus sp. FSL R10-2734 genome carries:
- a CDS encoding methyl-accepting chemotaxis protein, whose translation is MIQQKNKLMIWMSVATIFISFVIHLLHRQFDILNHSMGHNEGQALTITHDFTFSLNVLLVLPVIFLLISIFLYRKHTEHSYIPLVNTLAITFSSFSMIAGGGGTVEFHFSIFMVIAIVAYYENIKLTLIMTILFAVQHILGFFIFPELVFGVSSYSFTMLLIHALFLLITSAATSLQIISKRAITLQLTEERTKKQNEIIGLLDTVKQLSNELEQTSAVVSQLSEGNIRLNTEMLQSFKEVSTGLNDQSDSLVNMDNSVQSITEMIEQTSQTYTKMQKRTEATEQALADNQHHTRVLLDQVSLVSETITAATETIVTLNESTQKIEGIITLIQDVANQTNLLALNASIEAARAGEHGRGFAVVANEIRKLAQRSNDSTGEIRLILNTVREESLSSVSQMEIGKQTTAESVTSAKHFMSDFDLVYQTIRQLVTSINELNQFIQSIEVASQEISKDMTNISTATEGNVASMEELFASSEDQLSSSQRVNEKIMDLKELAHSLHRKFETS
- a CDS encoding metallophosphoesterase, whose translation is MIFAFLFIFVMYGASNYYIARKFFKWLQHIFPSINGIVYGVIYSLCALTIIINLLLSSSAMTTDLSIVNFIGQFGDYWMGIYFYLFLLLLLSDVIILISKWIKIIPSPAPKRVIFHTRSVVLILVIGLVSYGIYNANQIKEVSYPIQIHKSTSLDHLNIVLISDLHLGYVNDVKFLEDIVDRINDLQPDIVLMTGDIFNGNYYALSNPSKGMELLSNIQSTYGVYACLGNHDAGRSYDEIVNFIDKSNIKLLNDEHVVIDNQFVVVGRRDSSPIGNQGNPRAVTSEVMSNMDTTMPIIVMDHQPTNMIEYGNEVDLILSGHTHQGQVFPANLITNAMFTVDYGHYQKNPSSPHVIVTSGAGTWGPPLRIGTNSEIALIKVDFK
- a CDS encoding alcohol dehydrogenase catalytic domain-containing protein; its protein translation is MEALVWTSNHKLELCEWEEPQIAAPDEVKIRVEMTGVCGTDLAVITGKEEGVPGVIRGHEAVGTVIGIGSNVDRVKVGDRVVIDPNQSCNECYFCLKEQPHLCTGTDGNGMPIAGLNRNGTFTFFYSTAQTFAHPLPDHMSWETGVLIEPLACVLHNFKEANVSADDKVLILGSGPMGLLSQIVSKSKSALTVATEINPYRLAFAREISDFALTPSQLNQATVDEICSGHKFDLIIDTVGTQLEMAEKWIERGGRIVPFGINAKYRYTFSPTKFVQHAIKIIAAGEYRYMFEEALRFAAETPELEKLVTRKVKLNQYEAAINELIGYELNSLKVVESETVKTVFVP
- a CDS encoding alpha-amylase, translated to MSEDSKLRIVQDYLSTHKDKDVEPIWIPAVWNECQYERVLVERDGEICVQPYDFLTEHLKYVDRLSWRYLLKERTNLDDSAIYSSLIRYSTAWDYNHDGTIESGTFLRFLILLPLLKKMGINILYMLPVNQYSTLNLKGDIGSPYAVQSLFHLDENLHDSLLDDMDEFTIHDEFSALVEACHLLDIKTVVDFIPRVTAKNSAFITEHPDWVYWIKIDEVEGFAPPLIPELGFFEECTPDKLETVYRSKETAAFLQKFSPPPNELHPILWQQLKERATKTGEELLTLVEQEMGITTAPAHSDWINDVQPIWTDITFLRLYKDFSPHVRHLISPEQAPYVLFDTIKCNDYPGEEPNLELWDVLEQAVRFNLERYGIDGFRIDIGHVLPIPLLTRIFDTIKEMNPNAILISEDLFNRNHKKAASTGYNIMLGSGWNVMTQITKDNLVSFLKELPELNIHVFACAETADTPRITSRGGVEVARMIAVFNQFLPNAIPYVTTGYEMNEERPLNCGLGDNTNGEDISRAFFNVMEINWTNPAPMLPLLAELSEFKKDWPKLVKPENFFVAQSPEGTVLYGYMHGDQTLLCCFNLSADASCQVDLKAAIPGRSPMTVTLDSSLTGASVGQAFDSLLLAPNQALVLVNNHRQVS
- a CDS encoding extracellular solute-binding protein yields the protein MEKNNKEIVLWHEFDGPGDTSIEVLEGICKLYTERFGVQITPQVMNITELTARLNRIKDTHQGPHLAMVPADMSSYVENGLYSEVPGWLFDDVLTGAALSTMQLDGVQYGIPVLRGNHLVMYYNPEIYASAPTTWDVFEEAAERLSAQGIVPIGADLQQGYWFIPFLTAFGGWPVRDRKPNIVTPEMKQALEFIRDKMDQGVLVSLDGSTGLLEQFIDGKIGAIICGEWIYNHLDKQMNNRLAVCQLPVIEGRQSLSMSSSIGLIYPNDSLTSEEREDILSFTHFMLSDECQTMWTLDVQRIPAQEQALKRLTDTAASNKKIILSLLDHARPMPTFPFMIHVWEALNTGLIELPLSNPEQALKKIEQSIQASWGAFKS
- a CDS encoding dihydrofolate reductase family protein, with amino-acid sequence MKTTIFSQISIDGKLTMGAGNSSKELFSLFSNEDMEFIHLFRGNVQGIMVGKNTILTDNPFLTNRYEENKNPIRIIPTTTLDIPLDCNVLSDQGKTIIVTTEKGRDEGKIKQIRERGKECLICGEDKVDFVELERQLEQNFGITSLMVEGGGFLNWHIFNQDIVDEIILMQLPIIIGGSTNITLVDGDGYQQLSFAKKFKVVEIQPKDNYTLMRYKKVI
- a CDS encoding MATE family efflux transporter yields the protein MSEKENFYKSVYKIAVPVTLQSLLMALLNLTDQLMVGQLGDVAIASVGMSTKIYGIIAVVLAGLSTGVSIYAAQFWGNKDSKSVSHVLGLGLIVGFAFSFLFSAAVFIDSPLFLSMFTTDANVIDDGYIFLQIMSIGFVPVMLTMMYSAILRSTGHAKWPMYVSLIAVVMNIILNYILIYGNFGAPTLGLKGAAIATLISRVTECLLIIGAVYRYRLPGAVGLKNLFIIPRPLIRKFFGTTYPLLLTELIWVLGETAYAIIYSRMGTMEMTAMTITFPLQGLCIGLLSGLASAAGVLVGNRLGANETDIALDHAKKFIRLGIIISLIVGVIIAASSKLYVSAFNISEDAKQMSIYIVIVFAGFLWVKVSNMIIAGGILNSGGDSKFVFSMESTATWLIGVPSGLLLSYIWKQPVYLVYLVISLEEVVRFIFGYARIYSRKWMRNLVSDLAEKAM
- a CDS encoding HAMP domain-containing sensor histidine kinase, with the translated sequence MKRRTKLWLMMLSSAAGSIVLFITITLMTGKLWTPGYDLKTLNTISQEALTAIERQGAYSGPEVEPILEEVLRPHSKIRLEWLAEDGSVLYDTAGENISYDFRKLADRVDHMPNNLWGENTPITLTYSVAHDHQSYYMLLSLSSEEMSAGQIYFFMRTYKSLLTFILPLLLALLLPYLLSLWFFSSTDRRITKLNNALNQVGIRSDVIVLEDKSRDEIAQLTHHYNSMAKRIQSQSAQIQQLENRRRILLSDLSHDLRTPLTMILGYAEMIRTGAYKNENELQSGAKIILQRSRYMDKLLDQLLDITRQEEHVLRLQLAPHNLSELMRKIAAEYLLFLDGKSVVLEADIQDAEIEVMIDAPLIERALRNLLDNAVRYGEEGHYLGIGLTEEQEEVVLTVKNRGKGIALKDRERIFERFYRADGGRKGEGLGIGLSIVKEIAELHHGSVRLLDVAVTETIFQIRIPKKPPSER